A single genomic interval of uncultured Desulfobacter sp. harbors:
- a CDS encoding response regulator transcription factor, with the protein MNILIVDDDTGLLAQLKTTLQRKHYGVDIAENGEQALDKAFDIPYDLILLDIMLPRMDGLSVLQEIRKSGMDMPILMLTARSDVQDRVKGLDYGADDYLAKPFSMAELMARIRAMLRRKGNKNPILEVGAVRLNTVKRSVFVGGEQIHLTAKEFSILEFLLHNKGSVVSRFNLAEHIWGEEFDPFSMSNYVDVHIKNLRKKLTAREDKPVIRTIRGIGFIIDEQV; encoded by the coding sequence ATGAATATACTAATTGTTGACGATGATACAGGGCTTCTGGCCCAGTTAAAAACCACCCTGCAAAGAAAGCATTATGGGGTAGATATCGCTGAAAATGGCGAGCAGGCCCTGGATAAGGCCTTTGATATCCCCTATGACCTTATCCTTTTAGATATCATGCTCCCCCGCATGGACGGCTTAAGTGTTCTCCAGGAAATCCGCAAATCCGGGATGGATATGCCCATACTGATGCTGACGGCACGAAGCGATGTCCAGGACAGGGTCAAAGGGCTGGATTACGGTGCTGATGACTATCTTGCAAAGCCCTTTTCCATGGCAGAACTCATGGCCCGGATCAGGGCAATGCTTCGAAGGAAAGGAAACAAGAACCCGATACTTGAAGTGGGGGCGGTTCGTCTGAATACGGTCAAACGAAGCGTCTTTGTGGGTGGCGAACAGATCCATTTAACCGCCAAAGAATTTTCAATCCTTGAATTTCTTTTGCACAACAAGGGCAGCGTCGTTTCACGGTTCAATCTTGCCGAGCATATCTGGGGAGAGGAGTTTGATCCCTTTTCCATGTCCAATTACGTGGATGTCCATATTAAAAATCTTAGAAAAAAACTTACGGCACGCGAGGATAAACCTGTCATTAGAACCATCCGGGGCATCGGATTTATCATTGACGAACAGGTATGA
- a CDS encoding LTA synthase family protein: MARITIKSGGTRFMIVLQLSLVSILCFALMRGVLLIRAWPHIDNFSSAWLYIFGQGLIYDIAFISYFYISFVLFFLFLPNRWLNSGTIRYLVQGGVFLILYGLGFCMVAEWYFWSEFGVRFNFISVDYLVYRREVTDNILQSYPVFTILVILFILTGIVFHFIRPAIVKNLSLTENFKKRVIIAGGLLMLPLLSFCLIDQSHRCFSDNNYVNELASNGPYQLFAAFRNNRLDYRQFYVTGNDHDLSARLKKQVIKDNRQPQKDDYDIGRYIKAQGTANKLNVMLITVESLSAKFLTRFGQTHNITPFMDKWFEQGMLFTRFYATGTRTTRGLEAITLSIPPTPGRSIVKRPNNSRMYSLGKVFEDLGYDTAFIYGGRGFFENMNAFFSGNGYRIVDELCLGNEEITFKTAWGVCDEDIFNRTIREANQAYTARKPFFFHIMTTSNHQPFTYPEGKIDLAPGEGRGGSGRFGGVKYTDYALGQLMNQAKKQPWFDDTVFIVVADHCAGSAGKIGLPVKKYHIPLFIYSPKHIRPRQIDTLASQMDLAPTLLALLNISYQSYFFGKDILSSDFKGRALIANYQKLGLLKKGELLFLSPGKQINRVTFNYEDPVLEKVYMSYPGVSDLMAYYQGADYVFTHRLNRWPLSSDQSLVSQNKPSSPNRDSAVNTNEN; encoded by the coding sequence ATGGCACGCATAACTATTAAATCCGGCGGAACACGATTTATGATCGTGCTTCAATTGTCTTTAGTTTCTATTCTCTGTTTTGCTTTAATGCGGGGGGTGCTGCTGATTCGGGCCTGGCCTCACATTGATAATTTTTCATCGGCCTGGCTATACATTTTCGGTCAGGGACTGATTTATGACATTGCTTTTATCAGTTATTTTTATATTTCCTTTGTCCTTTTCTTTCTTTTTCTGCCCAATCGATGGTTAAACTCAGGAACCATAAGATATTTGGTCCAGGGCGGTGTGTTTCTGATTCTTTATGGTCTTGGTTTTTGCATGGTTGCCGAATGGTATTTCTGGAGCGAATTTGGTGTACGGTTCAATTTTATTTCCGTGGACTACCTGGTATACAGAAGGGAGGTTACTGACAACATTTTACAATCCTATCCGGTTTTCACCATTTTGGTGATTCTTTTTATCCTCACAGGCATTGTGTTTCATTTCATTCGCCCTGCAATTGTAAAAAACCTTAGCTTAACAGAAAACTTTAAAAAAAGGGTGATAATCGCAGGGGGGCTACTCATGCTTCCCTTGTTGTCATTTTGCCTGATTGATCAGTCCCATCGGTGTTTTTCCGACAACAACTATGTGAATGAACTGGCTTCCAACGGTCCATACCAACTCTTTGCCGCGTTCCGAAACAATCGGTTGGATTACCGACAGTTTTATGTCACCGGAAACGATCATGATCTATCTGCCCGATTGAAAAAACAAGTAATAAAGGACAACAGGCAGCCTCAAAAGGATGACTATGATATCGGCAGATACATCAAGGCACAAGGTACCGCCAATAAACTCAACGTCATGCTGATAACCGTTGAAAGTCTGAGCGCAAAATTTCTGACCCGGTTCGGACAGACACACAACATCACACCGTTCATGGATAAATGGTTTGAACAGGGAATGCTTTTTACCCGTTTTTATGCTACCGGCACCCGCACCACCAGAGGACTGGAGGCCATTACCCTATCCATCCCCCCCACGCCGGGAAGATCCATTGTCAAACGACCGAATAACAGCCGGATGTACAGTCTTGGAAAAGTATTCGAGGATTTAGGATACGACACGGCCTTTATTTACGGTGGGCGGGGCTTTTTTGAAAACATGAACGCTTTTTTTTCGGGAAATGGCTATCGAATTGTGGATGAGCTTTGCCTGGGCAACGAAGAAATCACATTTAAAACCGCCTGGGGGGTGTGCGACGAGGATATCTTCAACCGGACCATCCGTGAAGCCAACCAGGCATACACGGCACGAAAGCCATTTTTCTTTCATATAATGACAACCAGCAACCATCAGCCGTTTACATACCCTGAAGGCAAAATTGATCTGGCGCCTGGAGAAGGCCGGGGCGGCAGTGGGCGGTTTGGCGGCGTGAAATATACGGATTATGCCCTGGGACAGTTAATGAATCAGGCAAAAAAACAGCCTTGGTTTGATGACACTGTATTTATTGTCGTGGCGGATCACTGCGCCGGCAGTGCCGGGAAAATCGGCCTGCCCGTGAAAAAATACCATATCCCGCTGTTTATCTATTCTCCGAAGCATATCCGGCCCAGACAAATAGATACCCTGGCCAGCCAGATGGATCTGGCACCAACACTCCTGGCTCTGTTAAATATCTCCTACCAGAGCTACTTTTTCGGAAAAGATATCCTTAGTTCTGATTTCAAAGGCCGTGCCCTGATCGCCAATTACCAGAAACTTGGGTTGTTGAAAAAGGGTGAGTTGCTGTTTTTATCCCCGGGTAAACAGATTAACCGGGTTACCTTTAATTATGAAGATCCGGTCCTTGAAAAGGTTTACATGAGCTATCCCGGAGTCAGCGATTTAATGGCATATTACCAGGGTGCAGATTACGTATTTACACATCGGCTGAACCGGTGGCCTTTGTCTTCGGACCAAAGCCTCGTATCCCAAAACAAACCATCTTCCCCCAACCGGGATTCCGCCGTTAATACCAACGAAAATTAA